AGAAAGGGTGCAATAATCCAACCACCATTATCAATGGGTCATCGCTATGCTTACGTAATAGCAACGGGTGAAACTATGGAAGAAGCCAAGCAATTAGCAAAAGAAGCTGCGAAAGAAATAGAGTTTCATATAATAGAGAATGAGTAAACAAAAAGCCCTATCGCTTTTGGATAGGGCTTTTTGATTGCTGATTTTAATGAATATGAGAAATAAAGAAAACTCGCCGATTGGCGAGCTGCTAAAGGCGATGACGGAGGCCTAGTTGCATTTATTCGACCTCTCCGAATGTTGTTTCAATAAACTTAACTGTATCAAACATATGGGTTTTACTTGCCCCTTTGACAAGAATTGTATCGCCCACGTCAAGAATCTCTAGCAAGTACTTGTGTAAAAGATCTTTATCTAAAAAATGTTTTACTTTTTCTGGTGGAAATCCAGCCATTATTGCTCCTGTGCCAATAGCATCTACTCTAAACCCGTAAGTGATGATAATATTAATTTCTTGTTCTACTAGAATTTTGCCTACTTTTTGGTATTGTTCATCTCGTAAATCACCAAGCTCCCGCATTTGCCCAAGTATGGCGATTTTTCTTTTTGGAGCAATATTTTTTAAAACATCAATGGCAGCTATTACCGCCTGCGGAGTGGCATGGACAGTATCATCAATTAAAGTGATCGATTTATTTAGATGATAAATAGTCATTCGGCGAGGAGGTTTTCTAAAAAGTAAACCTGATCTAATCTCCATAGCAGAGAAACCTAAATAATCAGCAACCGCAATTGCATTTATAGCATTATACACATGGTGTTTTCCGAAAATAGGAATGAAAAAGGAAATAACTTCACCGTGAAGTTTCATTTTGAAATTCATTCCATTTTCAGCATATGAAACATCATATCCTCTATAATCTGCAGGTGTATTTATCCCAGTTGTGATAATTTTACCTCGGAACTTTTCCTTCTCAAGATATTTAGAATTTTCATCATCGTTGTTAATCAACAATGTCCCTTCTTGATCCATACCATGAATTAATTCCGATTTTGCATGTGCTACTTGCCTAATATCACCATTGAAGTTACCAATATGAGCCATCCCGATATTGGTTACAACACTAATGTTTGGTTGAATAATAGTACAATGCTCTGTAATAACTCCTGGGTAAGCCATTCCATACTCAAGTACAATAGCTTGGTGGGATGAATCAATTTCATCCGCATGTTTTTTCGTATGCTCCGTTGTATTCCAGTAATCCTTTGATTCAAAAATATTCATTCTTGTTTTTAAGATGGAGGCAATAAAAGACTTAGTTGTGGTCTTACCTGCACTCCCAGTTATCGCGATAATGGGAATATGCCTTTTTTCCATATTCTTGTGCTTTAACTGCTGAATTTTTTGCCTGATCTTCTCCTGATTCTTTGCTAAATACATGGCATATCGAATGGTGTTCTTCACAACATCCATTTCTAAATAAAAAGCTGGCGGACAACCAGGGCGCCAATTCACTTCATAAATCCAGATTTTTTGATCTTGGTCTAATCCAATATCGACACCAATTTCATCAATTACTTCTTGATATTCAAGCATTTGAAGTTCATCAAGGTGGCGAGCTAAAGCAAGTGAAAAGTGCTCTAGCGTTCGTTTAATGTTATACGCTTCTTCGTTAGCAAATTCTTGTTTTAAAAAAGGTTCTAGGTAATTGGTATATCCGCCATTATTAATATTGGTTATAATCGTACCATTTGGTGCAATACGTGGATAAATGGTTGTAATTACCCATTCTCCTTCGCCATCTTTTTGAATATGCAAACGAAAATCAAACGCTAGTCCTCCTTTTGTTTTACTGCAAATATAGGGCTGAATAATAAATGCAGTTTTTTGAAGTAAGGACTCGAAAAGTTTTGAAAATTCATCCTCTGTAAATTGTGTATCCTCTGAATTCTTATTTACTAAGTAACCATTCTTCGTTGTTTTGATAAAATAAATCCCCTGACCT
The Neobacillus sp. PS3-40 genome window above contains:
- a CDS encoding YheC/YheD family protein — encoded protein: MTLIGMLHQRKDPRTVRKSYAFAIVAKAEGADFVYFSPKAINFVNKSIKGFIYENGVWKERIMPFPDVIYNDGSPEKLNKSKDIINRLREIIPFTTNSLGNKWNINERLKEGKEFSKYLIPSKIIKDLNDINTFLKDFKEVVIKPIDGRKGQGIYFIKTTKNGYLVNKNSEDTQFTEDEFSKLFESLLQKTAFIIQPYICSKTKGGLAFDFRLHIQKDGEGEWVITTIYPRIAPNGTIITNINNGGYTNYLEPFLKQEFANEEAYNIKRTLEHFSLALARHLDELQMLEYQEVIDEIGVDIGLDQDQKIWIYEVNWRPGCPPAFYLEMDVVKNTIRYAMYLAKNQEKIRQKIQQLKHKNMEKRHIPIIAITGSAGKTTTKSFIASILKTRMNIFESKDYWNTTEHTKKHADEIDSSHQAIVLEYGMAYPGVITEHCTIIQPNISVVTNIGMAHIGNFNGDIRQVAHAKSELIHGMDQEGTLLINNDDENSKYLEKEKFRGKIITTGINTPADYRGYDVSYAENGMNFKMKLHGEVISFFIPIFGKHHVYNAINAIAVADYLGFSAMEIRSGLLFRKPPRRMTIYHLNKSITLIDDTVHATPQAVIAAIDVLKNIAPKRKIAILGQMRELGDLRDEQYQKVGKILVEQEINIIITYGFRVDAIGTGAIMAGFPPEKVKHFLDKDLLHKYLLEILDVGDTILVKGASKTHMFDTVKFIETTFGEVE